The DNA window GAATCGCCAGCCTAATCTCCCCGGCTGGCCGTGCGGAGGCGGAGAAAGTAGGTCACAGCCGCCTTCCCGCCCCCCGCGGAGCCCCCTCGGGCGGGGGGTCGCCAGCTCTGCCTGCGTGTCCGCGCCGTGGCGCTCACACTCCCTCTCGGGGCCTGTCCGCTCCACACGGGCGTCCCCCACCTCCAAAGAGcgccccttccctccctccggCTCTCACTAGCTCGGCAGTCCCGTCTATTTTTAGCTCGTGCCCACCCCCTGGACCCTGGGAACGTTCATGAAGGGGCGGGTCTTGGGGGGGTGTGTTAGGGGGGTTCTTCACGGCGGAAGTTGTATCCCACCGCCTGGCCTTGGGAGCCTTCTCTGACTGCTTTGTGGGTTGGGGGGCTGCTGAGAGTATGAGTTTTTCCGAGGCTGCAGGTTTTGCTCCCATGTAGGTGGCGGAGGGAGGAGTGGTCACTGTGGTGATTTGTGTGCATCAGCCAGCCAGGTGTCTGTGACAGTCGGGTGACTTGGGAGCCTCCGCAGGCTGACCATGGCAGGACTCAGGGAGTTGTAGTAGTTGGGGGGGGGGGTCTGGTGACCTGCACAGGTGCAGGTGAGGGGTGGAATTCTTCCAAGAGGGGTGGTCAAGCTGGGACGTTGAGACACAGGAGACATTGTGTGACACGGTTTACAATTTTTCCACACTGATTTGTCACTGTCCCCATCCGTCCACCCACTCAGGAGCCCACGAGGTGGGTCCCATGCAATCCATGCTCTCAGGGAACTCAAACTCCAGCCCCTGGAATGAAAGAATCCAGCAATGCTTGGGAGAGCCAGAGGACTTCATGGAAGAAGTGTCttctgagatggaaggattgggAGTCCAGGGTGGTGGGAACAGCCGTCCCCTGGGCCCTTACTTCAGGCAGGGGagccatggagaaaccccaccaaGGGAGGGCTGCGGGAGATTCTGCCTTTCCTCCTTGCCTCTgcccagggtgctgggtgtgagCTGAGGGTGGGGTGACTGTCGAAGGTTCTAACAAGCTGTCTCTGAGAGATTTGTAGCTAGGCTAGGGTGTTAGGTCTTGCATTTCAGGAACTGTGTTCAAAGTTTGGCTTCTGAAGAGCACCAGGAGAGAGATTTTGCTATTCAAATCTGAGGGTCCAGGCTCTGCCGGGTGGCAGGAGAGTTTGCTTGTGAATGGTGGCCAGTACCCGCTTAAAAAGTCACCATGCTAGCACAGCTTTAAGCATGAGTATGAATGCAGAGGTAACAGATGTGTGCCTTTTCAGGACTAAGCATGGTTGAGAAGTTGGAAATGTAATTGGAGGCAAAGTAACAGCAGCCTATACTTGGAGTTGCCCCAGCAACAAGAGTTTAGGTCTCTGTGGCCTCCCCAAGGTCGGGCTTCATTGTGCCCTAGGACCAGGAGGGGGCTGGGCGTCATGGCTGGAAGCCAGACACAACTGCCTGCTTCCAGCTTGTCTCATTTTGCTCCCAGGGGAAGGCTCTAAGACATCCCTGTGGCTCTGTGACCAGTCCCAGTGCAGAACTTCAGAGTGGGTAGAGGGGTGTGTGGGGGATAGGTGAGGGTATGGTGGGAATGTTAGGCCCTGCTGACCCTGTTTCCTCCTCCCTAGCCTTTATCCTCCTCTTCTACCTCGTTTTTTATGGGTTCCTCACCGCCATGTTCACCCTCACCATGTGGGTGATGCTGCAGACTGTCTCCGACCATACCCCCAAGTACCAGGACCGACTGGCTACACCGGGTGAGTGTCGCGGCTCCCCCTGCCAGCTACTCTAACTGCTCTTGTGCCCCCAAACCTCCAGAAGGAACTCATAGTTCCTTCCAGGAGTTTAATTCTGATGACCCAATCCCCATGTTCTGGGAAGTTCTTCTTGGAATCTGTCCACCTTCCCATTTCCTGCAGTTGGGAGCTGTGTGATTTGGGCATGTGGCAGATAACCCTCCCGTGATCACCCTCCCATGAAGACGATATCAGATATTCACCGCTGTCCCCACCCTGGTGTTCCCTGTGTCCATTTTCTTGCCTCTGTGTGCAGCCCCTCATCTTATAGATACCCCCCAACTTTTTTGCCTTTGTCGGCTGTAGGCTTGATGATTCGTCCCAAGACTGAGAACCTTGATGTCATTGTCAATGTCAGTGACACTGAAAGCTGGGACCAGCATGTTCAGAAGCTCAACAAGTTCTTGGAGCGTGAGTGTGGCTCTGGCTGTGTGGCAGTTCACGACTTCAGGCAGGGGACTGGGGTCCTTGGAAGTGGAGCATCTGGCCCCTgactctctccctcccacctccttagCTTACAACGACTCTATCCAAGCCCAAAAGAATGATGTCTGCCGCCCTGGGCGCTATTACGAGCAGCCAGATAATGGAGTCCTCAACTACCCCAAACGTGCCTGTCAATTCAACCGGACCCAGCTGGGCAACTGCTCTGGCATCGGGGACCCCACCCACTATGGCTACAGCACTGGGCAGCCCTGTGTCTTCATCAAGATGAACCGGGTACCTATGACCTTGGTCCCCAGGGTGAACGGAGGAAGGATCTGGGGACACCACCTGCAGACAGTTGCATCCTTTCACTGGGGCTAATGGGCATGAGAGAGACTTGGATATTTGTGTAgctgagaggaaaagagaggcGGGGCTCTTGGAGGCTAAGCTCTGTAGCTAGAAGgctggatgcctttttttttttttttttttttaaagacagggtctcgctatgttgccaagactgaccttgaactcctgaaattAAGCtatactcctgcctcaacctccctagtagttgggactacagtccCTGGCTTAGCTTGGTCTGGATGCCCATCTTTGACAACTTCTTTCTCTGACTCTCTTCACCTTCCATCCTCACTCCAGGTCATCAACTTCTATGCAGGAGCAAACCAGAGCATGAATGTTACCTGTGCTGGGAAGGTGAGTTCGTTGGGCCTTGTCTGCCTGCTCACCTGTGTGTCCTTCATGGTTTCTGTGTAATTCACCTGTCTCTCCCTATCTTCTTTGCTCCTAGAGGCCCCATCAACATAGAAACAAGGGGGTAAGAGTGGGCTTGTGGGCTCCACCGTAGCTTGAACTCCGAGGGCCTCGCACTCCTCTAGCTTCTCTCTAGGATGCAGAGGCCTGCTCTCCTAGGGGCAGACACACGCCCTCCTTCACCAACACCTTGGCCTCTGGCTTCTCTCCCTAACGCTTCCACCTTCTCCTTTGTTTCCGGATTGTCcatatctttctctctccctcccatatGGCCCCCACCCGTCAGTTCCTTCTAGGTATCTGGTAGCTGCTGATCTGTTAGCACCATCTGCTACCACTTCGTTGTCCTTGGGACGCTGTTCCCCCCTACCCACCCCCTGGTCTCCTTCTAGAAACTTGCTGCTCCCTCCACATCCCCTTCCTTGCTTTCTATTCAACCCTTAATCATGTATCTGTTCTTTCTTGGCTCTGCTCCAGAAACTGATTCCTGAGGATGGGGTAAGAACTTGGGGTAGGAGTAGAGTAGGAGGCTTTCGTGTCATTAGCAGCCTTCAGGAGTTCCTAGAGTGATGACAGAGACAGACCATCCCCTCATCTACACACgcagacacactcacacagactCACAGCTCCAGGGAGGCAAACTTGAGACAGGAATAATCGGGGGCGAAGGAAGAACAAAAGAACGAATGGAAGTCTGGTGAGCTCCTGGGTGCCTGCCATCCCTAACTGGCTCACGCCCTATCTTCCTGCACCCCCACAGCGAGATGAAGATGCTGAGAATCTCGGCAACTTCGTCATGTTCCCTGCCAACGGTAACATCGACCTCATGTACTTCCCCTACTATGGCAAAAAGTTCCACGTAAGTCCCAGGGGAGGCCCAGGCTGATGGCGGGTGTGGGTGGTGAGCTAGGGAAGGAGGCCGCGTCACCCCAGGCCTAGACCCTGCACTGCTCCTCCGGCCCAGGTGAACTACACACAGCCCCTGGTGGCCGTGAAGTTCCTGAATGTGACCCCCAATGTGGAGGTGAATGTAGAATGCCGCATCAACGCCGCCAACATCGC is part of the Chlorocebus sabaeus isolate Y175 chromosome 16, mChlSab1.0.hap1, whole genome shotgun sequence genome and encodes:
- the ATP1B2 gene encoding sodium/potassium-transporting ATPase subunit beta-2, which encodes MVIQKEKKSCGQVVEEWKEFVWNPRTHQFMGRTGTSWAFILLFYLVFYGFLTAMFTLTMWVMLQTVSDHTPKYQDRLATPGLMIRPKTENLDVIVNVSDTESWDQHVQKLNKFLEPYNDSIQAQKNDVCRPGRYYEQPDNGVLNYPKRACQFNRTQLGNCSGIGDPTHYGYSTGQPCVFIKMNRVINFYAGANQSMNVTCAGKRDEDAENLGNFVMFPANGNIDLMYFPYYGKKFHVNYTQPLVAVKFLNVTPNVEVNVECRINAANIATDDERDKFAGRVAFKLRINKT